In Uranotaenia lowii strain MFRU-FL chromosome 2, ASM2978415v1, whole genome shotgun sequence, one genomic interval encodes:
- the LOC129747183 gene encoding protein dissatisfaction-like isoform X3, which yields MNKDAVQHERGPRKPKLQHLPPNAGHPHHMGGPFMNGTGYGHIPHFANMHHSAMQQNSILHHPQPLSFAHLGHPMPPTLLPPVKLEQNKFEFPPTGNTQLPPNLFPQVKLEHAKLSSFDFSPSSHRIYKPLDQLPPSPTNSKSSISIDSPSESLTSPQPSTIDCGSSVISPTPINASNPSLPSPLSQNGVLDILMSSDKCQEFIQYQMHNNNVMFPNFNLSEGNGPMAPQPAPPPPPPPPLIPHPPTLPLDSPVLKLPTWEILQETTARLLFMSVRWVRCLIPFQTLSKADQHLLLQESWKELFLLNFAQWSVPWDLSGLLESPPVRDRLPLDPATQMEMKTMQEILCRFRQISPDLSELGCMKAVILFSPETSELCDVQPVEMLQDQAQCVLSEHVRVRYPRQPTRFGRLLLLLPLLRTIRSTTIETLFFKETIGTVPISRLLIDMYQMEKYSELDGGAGGNAETHGSTTPGPTMNKP from the exons CTGTTCAACATGAGCGTGGACCACGAAAGCCTAAACTGCAACATCTTCCTCCGAATGCGGGTCATCCACACCATATGGGCGGTCCATTCATGAACGGGACTGGGTACGGTCATATTCCACACTTCGCCAACATGCATCACTCCGCCATGCAGCAGAACTCGATTCTTCACCATCCGCAGCCTCTTTCATTCGCCCACCTGGGTCATCCGATGCCACCGACGCTTCTTCCGCCGGTCAAGCTAGAGCAGAACAAATTCGAATTTCCTCCTACTGGTAACACACAACTGCCACCCAATCTGTTTCCACAGGTCAAGCTGGAACATGCCAAGCTTTCGTCGTTCGACTTTTCACCGTCGAGTCATCGAATCTACAAACCTCTGGATCAGCTGCCCCCGTCGCCAACCAACTCCAAAAGCTCCATCAGCATCGATTCACCGTCGGAAAGCTTAACGAGCCCCCAGCCGTCGACAATCGATTGCGGCTCCAGTGTGATCAGCCCAACGCCAATCAATGCCAGCAATCCAAGTCTTCCCTCACCACTGTCCCAAAATGGAGTTCTCGATATACTGATGAGCTCAGACAAATGCCAAGAGTTCATCCAGTACCAAATGCACAACAACAATGTCATGTTTCCCAACTTCAACCTGTCGGAAGGCAATGGTCCAATGGCACCACAGCCAGCCCCTCCACCTCCACCGCCACCACCACTGATACCACACCCACCAACACTTCCGCTAGATAGTCCAGTACTGAAATTACCGACGTGGGAAATTCTCCAG GAAACTACTGCTCGACTATTGTTTATGTCAGTTCGGTGGGTGCGTTGCCTGATTCCATTTCAAACGCTGTCTAAAGCTGATCAACACCTTTTGCTACAG GAATCTTGGAAGGAGCTTTTCCTGCTCAATTTTGCGCAGTGGAGCGTACCGTGGGACCTAAGTGGGCTGCTTGAGAGTCCTCCGGTTCGAGATCGGCTTCCGCTCGATCCGGCTACCCAGATGGAGATGAAAACGATGCAGGAAATCCTGTGCCGCTTTAGGCAGATCTCGCCGGATCTGAGCGAGCTCGGCTGCATGAAGGCAGTGATCCTGTTTTCACCCG AAACATCCGAGCTGTGCGACGTCCAGCCCGTGGAAATGCTCCAAGATCAAGCCCAGTGTGTCCTTTCGGAACACGTCCGCGTACGTTACCCCCGGCAGCCAACCCGATTCGGTAGGCTTCTACTGTTGCTTCCCTTGCTGCGTACAATCCGTTCAACTACCATTGAAACGTTGTTCTTCAAGGAAACGATAGGAACCGTTCCCATCTCACGGCTGCTGATCGACATGTACCAGATGGAAAAGTACAGCGAACTGGATGGGGGAGCCGGCGGAAACGCCGAAACTCACGGAAGCACCACCCCTGGACCTACCATGAACAAACCTTAG